The DNA region ATCATAATGACGAAGCCAACTCTCCAGGGCAGATACCGATCGGGCAGCGTGCAACTCTTCTTCCAGTCGCCGGAAATGACCTTCAAGAGAGCAAAGGGAGCAGAGATCGGTTTCGGCGGGGAGAAAGGAGCGCGGGACAAACGGGAGAATCGGGAAGGACGCGTTCATCTTGGCAGACAAGCGTTGCCACCGCCGGCAGGCGAGGGCAAGCCTCAATGCGGTCCGTCGCCCGACGATCCGATCGACTCCCAAAAGCGGGCGAAGGCCAGATCCCAATTCCACGATCGGCGGACCTCTTCGGCCACCCGCTCCCGCTCAGCCCGAGGCGGTGGAGAGGTCAGCAGCTCGGCGATCGCACGCGCCCATTCTTCGGGTGAGCCGGCGCGGCACACGCGCCCCATCCCGAACCGGGCCAAAAGCTCGGGAGGCCCCCCTACATCGGAGACGACGACCGGCAGCCCGGAGCTCATGGCTTCGAGCACCGCGTTGCCGAACGTGTCGGTCGTGCTCGGAAAGACGAAAATGTCCGCGGAGGCATAGGCTTCGCTCAATGCCCTGCCCGTCAATACTCCGGTAAAGAGCGCGTCGGGAAGGAGCCGCATCAACTCCTGGCGGTAGGGCCCTTCTCCCACGAAGGCGAGGGTGAACTTCAGGCCGCGACGGCGCAACGCTTCGGCGACCGCCGGCAGAAAGCCGAGTTCCTTCTCTTTGGAAATCCTCCCGACATAGAGCAGCACCGGACCCGCCGCTCCCCTCTGCGCCCAGAAGTCCGTTCGCCGGAACGAGGGATGAAAAGCATCGACGTCGATCCCGCGCGGGAGAATCGCCAGCTTTTCTTCCGATATGCCTCGCTTGCGCCAGGAGCGGAGATATGCGGACGAATTCACATAGGTTTTCGCCATCTGGCCGTAAAACCAATCCATGTAGCTCCATGCCAGTCCTTCCATCCACGGGTCCTGACTGAGAAAGCGAGCATACTGAGGAAAGTCGGTGTGGTAGATCCCCACCGCCCGCAGTCCCAGGATCTTCCCGATCGCCAGCGCGCACAAGCCGACCGGTCCCGGCGTGCTGATGATCAGCTCGGTGAATCGTTCCTTGTAGACGAACTCAAGGAGGTCGAAGAACGGAGGAAACGAGAGCTTCTGCATCTCGTATTCCGGGATCGCGAACTCGCCGATCGGGGGGAAGTTCCGGAAGAGAATTCCGTCCACTTTCGGGTGTGCCCGCGAAGTGACGACCGTCAAATCCGCTCCGGCCCGAGCGGCAGCGCGAGCCATGGCCTGAATTGTCCTTGTCACCCCGTTGACCTCGTCGAGGGTATCGGTGAACCAAGCCCGTTTGCACAAGAGGATCTCAGCCGGAAGGGAGGAGAGATACCGGCGGCTGAGGCCGCGCAGGAAATCACGGTCCACTCCTTGGCGTTGAAAGGCCAGAAGATGGGGAGCGGCCGCCGCCGCCACCGGGAGAAGTCCGGCCAAGGATTGGAACGCCTCCAGCACGCTTCCTCTCCTCAACTGGGCGGCCGCGCCGATCAGCAGCCGGTAGACTAGCTGGCTCACCAGGTAGGATGCGACACGGAAGGAAGCGTCGACCGGCGTCGCTGCCCGCTCGATGATCCGGTCGATCTCGCCCCGTACGTCGGGATTGGTGAAGAAATCGGCGAACGCGCGCACCAGCGTTCCCTCTCCGGGCTTGAGCAGCTCGAAGACTTGCCCGCTGCGCACCGCGGCCGCCAAGTGGCCGATCCGTTCACCCAGGGAAAATGCCGTGGGATTTTGCCCGGAGACAAAGCGTTCGGCGATCTTTTGCAGCAGCGTCGCCGCCAGGGGAGCTGACTGCCGGAGCCGCTCCTGGGCGTACTGGAATCCAATGTTGTAAAAGGCGATGGAAAACCGCGCCGGGTCGCCCGGCACCCCGCCACCCGTTCTGCCCCTTCCAGCAAAAAGCTCCCGGAAAAAGCCTTCGACGGTCCCGTCGTCATCGGCTTCGGTCCAGAACGAACCGGCGGCCAGCCCCCCGTGATCATTGGATCCGCCCACAAAGATTTTCTCATGGCCCGGCTCGTCGAGCGGGGCCATCCCTTGACGTTTGGCGATCTCGGCGATCCGCTCGGGCGTCAAAGCGAGCAGGCAGAGGCGTGCAATCTCCTGCGGGAGCCCGGGACGGCTTCCGTCGGCTGTCTCGAACGCGCGAAAGAGCAAGATGAGCTTCTCGAAATGATCCGGAGTGAATTTCCCGTTGAGATTTTCCAACGGGTGGGCCACCGCATGCGGGATGTTTCTCAAGCGGAGAAACGATGCGAGCTTCTCGATGTCGGGAGCGAGCTCCTGAATTCGCGGATGATCGGCCTCGCGCAGGTTCCAGACCAGCAAGTGGATTTCGCAGCCATCCGGGAAGAAGGTCGTCACCTCCTCACTCAGAAAGACGTCCGGATGCCGATCCCGCAACTCCAGGCAGCCGTCGATGCGATCATGATCGGTGATCGTCTTCCAGGTCATGCCGGCGTCGGAAAGCTTCCGGTAGAGGGCCTCAGGATCGGAGTAGCTCTGCCGGCATCCGATCTTCCGGAGGATCCACTCGGAAGGCCGGTCGGAATACCGGGAATGCAGGTGGAGATCAGCGCGAGACATAGCGAAGGTAACTGAGAGGGCGGCTCCCTCGATCGAGGACCCGCTTGACGATCCGCTCGATCTGATCACGGATCGAACCGTAAAGAAAATCCCCCGGATGGACGCTGACACGGACCACCTGCCGGACCGCCTCCCGCGAAAGCAGCCGGTTCCATGCGAGCGAACAGGCTCGCCGCCAACCCGCCCGGGTGCTCCAACAGTGAGTCCGGGCGGGAATCCATCGTTGCGCCGGACGGAGGGTCAATATCCCACCGATCCGCGTCGTGTACCGGAAACCTTCGCGCGCTAGAATCGGCCAGAGGCGCGGATGCATCAGCCAGCCGGGCGCCACGAACCCTTCGGCGGGCCAACCCTGCGCTGCGAAGAGCTCGCGCGCGCAGCGGAGGCGCTTCGCCGCCTCGGCCGGCGGCAGATCGAAAAACTCCGCCTCCCTCCGGGTATAAATCTCGGTCCAAAACCAGCTCCGCCAGTCGCTGGCGCCAGCCTCGCGCCAATGAAAGTAACCGTGCACAACGGCCTCATCACCCGCTTCCCTCTGGAGGTCGACCCACCGGCAGAACTCGCCGTCTTCACAAAAGAACGATCCGCAATGGTAGGCCGGAACGACGAGCAGGCTCGCTTCCCTCACCCCCCATTCCCGCAGCTTCTCCCGCTGCCGGGCTACGAGCGAAAACGAACCCGGGTGGACGTCGTGGAGAGAGACGATCAGCGCAGTCCCTTCGTTCATTCGCGCGAAGGCGGACAGGAGCCGTACAGTCGAGGATTGGCCTGAAGGTCTTTGACCACGGTGCAGAGGTACACCGACCCGGAAAACCACCCGGCATATTTGGTCACCGGCACCCGGTCGACCACCCGGAATCCATAGCGCTCGAACATCCGTTCCCCGCGGCGGCGATCGAAGACGACAACCTGGCCGTAGACGGCCCGCTCACCCTGTCGGACCAGATAGTCCAAAAACGAATCCACCAGCTCCCGGGTGCGCGGCACGCTGCGCCACGGCGCCAAAATGTTGAAGTGAAAATGCGGGGTGTCCGGAAGGCTTCGCGGAGATTCGCGGCGTCCGTGCCAAAGGAGCCAGCGGAGATATCGCCGGCTAGAGGCCCGATAAGACGGATAGCGGGCCAGCACGCGCAGGAAGAACCGCACATTGTGAACAAGGTGATACCGCGCCTTGGCCCTCGGCTTCCGGCATCCCGTCAAGTAGCCGACGATCTGCCCGCCCGCCTCGCAAACCCAAGCCGATTCCGGCTCCTTGTCCGTGTAGTAGGAAGTCAGGTAGTCGGCGAAGAGCTCGCGATCCTCGAAGACCGGATCGATTGGAGAGCCCAAAAAACCGGTATCCGCGCAAACCCGACGAACTCCCTCCCGATCGCTCGCACGATAGGGACGGATTGTGACGACCTCCGTCTCCCTCCCTGCCGCAGCCGTGCTCATCTTTCCGCTCTCTCCCCGGCTCGCCGGCTACTCCGTCGGAACCGCTCCCGTCGGAAGCTCCGCCTTCTCGAGGGCCGGAGCACCCCCTCCCATCGCCAACCGGTAATAGCGCCAAAGTCCCATGAAAACGTTCGGCCAATCATAAATCTCTCTCGTCCGCACGGAAGCCGAAATGCCGATCTGCCGCAGGTCCTGGTCGGCGGCACGCTCGATCGCCTCCGCCAGCTCCTCCGCGCAATTTCGGTGCGCCCACAATTCCAGGCCCGCATGGATATGATCATCCATGTTGGTCCCACGGATGCCGATGACTGGGCAACCGCAGGCCTGGCTTTCGACAGCGACAAGCCCGAAGGTTTCGACGACTCCCGGATGGACGAAAAGGTCCGCCGCCCGATAGCATCTCCGCAGCTCCGTCTTCTCCTCGATGTAGGGGCGCCAGATCACCGCATCGGTCTCCTCCTGCAACCGCCGCACCTGCTGCCTGAGCGGCCCGTCGCCTACCACCAGGAGCCGATAGTCGCGTCGACGCGAAGCGCGCAGGGCTTGGAAGGCGCGCAGCAAGACCGAAATGTTCTTTTCGCGCGCGAGCCGCCCTACGTACAGGAGCAGAAAGGCGGAATCGGGCACCGCGAGCTCTTCTCGCCAGGCCCGGCCGTCCGGTCCGGGACAAAACGTCCGCGCATCAACCCCGAGGCGAATCGGAATCGTATTCCTCAACCCCCAAGACTCCAAAAGCCTTTGGAGCGTGGCCGAGGGCACGAAGGTGTACCGGAAACGGGCGTACAAGCGGACAATGTACCTCCGGGCTGCAGAGAAGAGCATCTGCTCGACCAGTCGGCCCCCGAAGCGGCAAGCCGTGCGCAAATAGGCATCCGGAAAGTGGGAATGATAGAAAGCGACGGCCGGAATACCGAGCTCGCGGGAACTCCGAAGGACCGTCCACGCCAGATGATAGGGATCTCCGGATTCGACGATGTCGGGGCGAACCTCGCGCAGAATCGAGCGGACCAGCGGAACGTTGCAAAGGATACGATAGCGCGAGGTCCGGTCGATCTTCGGAGACGCTATTGTGATCAGGTGCGTCCTGCCTTCACACTGGTGCGTGGTCCTTTCGCCCGGCACGATCAGATAGTGCTCATCCTCCGTCCGCTCCCGGACATATTCCTGCTTTTCGCCCAGATAACGCCTCACCCCGCCGCTGCGCGGTGAATAGAACTGGGTTACGTCACAGATCTTCATCGAGGCGCGGGCCTTCCCGCGTTCGGACGAGCCGACCCCGGCATTCCCCCAACCCGGCGTTCCCGCAAACCGCTTTACACAGTCGGTTCCGGGAAGGATCGGCTCTAGCCGGCCCGCTGCCGTTTGGATCGACGCGCATCGCGATTTGCCTTGAGGGCTAAGGTGGGAGATGGCGTTTCTCTC from Methylacidimicrobium sp. AP8 includes:
- a CDS encoding glycosyltransferase, encoding MSRADLHLHSRYSDRPSEWILRKIGCRQSYSDPEALYRKLSDAGMTWKTITDHDRIDGCLELRDRHPDVFLSEEVTTFFPDGCEIHLLVWNLREADHPRIQELAPDIEKLASFLRLRNIPHAVAHPLENLNGKFTPDHFEKLILLFRAFETADGSRPGLPQEIARLCLLALTPERIAEIAKRQGMAPLDEPGHEKIFVGGSNDHGGLAAGSFWTEADDDGTVEGFFRELFAGRGRTGGGVPGDPARFSIAFYNIGFQYAQERLRQSAPLAATLLQKIAERFVSGQNPTAFSLGERIGHLAAAVRSGQVFELLKPGEGTLVRAFADFFTNPDVRGEIDRIIERAATPVDASFRVASYLVSQLVYRLLIGAAAQLRRGSVLEAFQSLAGLLPVAAAAAPHLLAFQRQGVDRDFLRGLSRRYLSSLPAEILLCKRAWFTDTLDEVNGVTRTIQAMARAAARAGADLTVVTSRAHPKVDGILFRNFPPIGEFAIPEYEMQKLSFPPFFDLLEFVYKERFTELIISTPGPVGLCALAIGKILGLRAVGIYHTDFPQYARFLSQDPWMEGLAWSYMDWFYGQMAKTYVNSSAYLRSWRKRGISEEKLAILPRGIDVDAFHPSFRRTDFWAQRGAAGPVLLYVGRISKEKELGFLPAVAEALRRRGLKFTLAFVGEGPYRQELMRLLPDALFTGVLTGRALSEAYASADIFVFPSTTDTFGNAVLEAMSSGLPVVVSDVGGPPELLARFGMGRVCRAGSPEEWARAIAELLTSPPPRAERERVAEEVRRSWNWDLAFARFWESIGSSGDGPH
- a CDS encoding glycosyltransferase produces the protein MKICDVTQFYSPRSGGVRRYLGEKQEYVRERTEDEHYLIVPGERTTHQCEGRTHLITIASPKIDRTSRYRILCNVPLVRSILREVRPDIVESGDPYHLAWTVLRSSRELGIPAVAFYHSHFPDAYLRTACRFGGRLVEQMLFSAARRYIVRLYARFRYTFVPSATLQRLLESWGLRNTIPIRLGVDARTFCPGPDGRAWREELAVPDSAFLLLYVGRLAREKNISVLLRAFQALRASRRRDYRLLVVGDGPLRQQVRRLQEETDAVIWRPYIEEKTELRRCYRAADLFVHPGVVETFGLVAVESQACGCPVIGIRGTNMDDHIHAGLELWAHRNCAEELAEAIERAADQDLRQIGISASVRTREIYDWPNVFMGLWRYYRLAMGGGAPALEKAELPTGAVPTE
- a CDS encoding DUF2334 domain-containing protein translates to MNEGTALIVSLHDVHPGSFSLVARQREKLREWGVREASLLVVPAYHCGSFFCEDGEFCRWVDLQREAGDEAVVHGYFHWREAGASDWRSWFWTEIYTRREAEFFDLPPAEAAKRLRCARELFAAQGWPAEGFVAPGWLMHPRLWPILAREGFRYTTRIGGILTLRPAQRWIPARTHCWSTRAGWRRACSLAWNRLLSREAVRQVVRVSVHPGDFLYGSIRDQIERIVKRVLDRGSRPLSYLRYVSR
- a CDS encoding GNAT family acetyltransferase, which translates into the protein MSTAAAGRETEVVTIRPYRASDREGVRRVCADTGFLGSPIDPVFEDRELFADYLTSYYTDKEPESAWVCEAGGQIVGYLTGCRKPRAKARYHLVHNVRFFLRVLARYPSYRASSRRYLRWLLWHGRRESPRSLPDTPHFHFNILAPWRSVPRTRELVDSFLDYLVRQGERAVYGQVVVFDRRRGERMFERYGFRVVDRVPVTKYAGWFSGSVYLCTVVKDLQANPRLYGSCPPSRE